A single window of Jiangella alkaliphila DNA harbors:
- the mraZ gene encoding division/cell wall cluster transcriptional repressor MraZ, which produces MFLGTHTPRLDDKGRLILPAKFRDELAEGVVITRGQERCLYVWPRAEFLRFTEQLRAAPITHKGTRDFARMLAAGASDEVPDKQGRITIPPGLRTYAALERECTVVGAMTRVEIWSEQAWETYQAEKEPMFADISEEVLPGIF; this is translated from the coding sequence GTGTTCCTCGGTACCCACACGCCCCGGCTGGACGACAAAGGACGGCTCATCCTTCCGGCGAAGTTCCGGGACGAGCTGGCGGAGGGCGTCGTGATCACACGAGGGCAGGAGCGCTGTCTCTACGTGTGGCCGCGCGCCGAGTTCCTCCGGTTCACCGAGCAGTTGCGCGCCGCCCCGATCACCCACAAGGGCACACGCGACTTCGCCCGGATGCTCGCCGCCGGGGCCAGCGACGAGGTCCCGGACAAGCAGGGCCGCATCACCATCCCGCCGGGGCTGCGTACGTACGCGGCGCTGGAGCGTGAGTGCACCGTCGTCGGTGCGATGACGCGGGTGGAGATCTGGTCCGAGCAGGCCTGGGAGACGTACCAGGCCGAGAAGGAGCCGATGTTCGCCGACATCTCCGAGGAGGTGCTGCCGGGCATCTTCTGA
- a CDS encoding AAA family ATPase: protein MPELALGDLADTATRIQSAIGSVIEGKPEVIKLALTVLLAEGHILIEDVPGVGKTMLAKSVARAIDCTVRRIQFTPDLMPSDVTGVSVFNQSTREFEFKPGGVFANIVVGDEINRASPKTQSALLECMEERQVTVDGTTYQLEAPFMVVATQNPIEMEGTYPLPEAQRDRFMMRLSMGYPSPRHEIEMIDTHGSTSALDPLEPVTDAAHVHKLVRLVRGVYVADPIKEYAVALTSATRTSPDLRLGASPRATLHLIRAAKAWAGLEGREYVLPDDIQALAAPVLGHRLLPTAEAQIGRRDASSIVADLIQRIPQPEPAR from the coding sequence GTGCCCGAGCTGGCGCTGGGCGACCTCGCCGACACCGCGACCCGCATCCAGTCCGCCATCGGCTCAGTGATCGAGGGAAAGCCCGAGGTCATCAAGCTGGCGCTCACAGTGCTGCTGGCCGAGGGCCACATCCTCATCGAGGACGTCCCGGGCGTCGGCAAGACCATGCTGGCCAAGTCGGTCGCGCGCGCCATCGACTGCACGGTGCGCCGCATCCAGTTCACGCCCGACCTCATGCCCAGCGACGTCACCGGCGTCTCGGTGTTCAACCAGTCGACGCGTGAGTTCGAGTTCAAGCCGGGCGGCGTGTTCGCGAACATCGTCGTCGGCGACGAGATCAACCGCGCCTCGCCGAAGACGCAGTCCGCGCTGCTGGAGTGCATGGAAGAGCGGCAGGTCACCGTCGACGGCACGACGTACCAGCTCGAGGCGCCGTTCATGGTGGTCGCCACGCAGAACCCGATCGAGATGGAGGGCACCTACCCCCTCCCCGAGGCGCAGCGCGACCGCTTCATGATGCGGCTGTCCATGGGCTACCCGTCGCCGCGGCACGAGATCGAGATGATCGACACCCACGGGTCGACCAGCGCGCTCGACCCGCTCGAGCCGGTCACCGACGCCGCCCACGTGCACAAGCTGGTCCGGCTGGTGCGCGGCGTGTACGTCGCCGACCCGATCAAGGAGTACGCGGTCGCGCTCACCAGCGCCACCCGCACCTCGCCCGACCTCCGGCTGGGGGCCTCGCCGCGCGCGACGCTGCACCTCATCCGGGCCGCGAAGGCGTGGGCCGGGCTGGAGGGCCGCGAGTACGTGCTGCCCGACGACATCCAGGCGCTGGCCGCCCCCGTGCTCGGCCACCGGCTGCTGCCGACGGCCGAGGCGCAGATCGGCCGCCGCGACGCCTCGAGCATCGTCGCCGACCTCATCCAGCGCATCCCGCAGCCCGAACCGGCCCGGTAG
- a CDS encoding DUF58 domain-containing protein: MNDALSGLTRRGWAFLAVGGGAIVAAVLAGQRDVLRVGLLLAIVPAISLIVALRSRVRLAASRSVEPPRVSVGERATVHLRLANSARIPTGVLLVEDSIPFTLGARPRFVLDHVWSRFRRDVTYAIDPVVRGRYKVGPLTVRVTDPFGMVELRRAFSDVGTLIVTPTVHPLPAVRLVGEWSGSGESRPRAIAAAGEEDATIRAYRIGDDMRRVHWRATAHHGELMVRREEQPWQSRATILLDTRTTGHTGEGIDSSLEWSVTAAASVGVHLAERGYAVRLATDHGGAVSTNWHDPASGPGDAKVSLLDALAVVQPQRDASVGRWPDLLSGAEAATGLLVGVFGRLTEQEARVVAELRQGSTAALAVVLDVMSWTSLGENNREHVRLTAGVQVLRSAGWNVIVAKRGEHLATLWERLGLQRPAVHAPAPTSAGASSGREAG; encoded by the coding sequence ATGAACGACGCGCTGTCCGGGCTCACCCGTCGCGGCTGGGCCTTCCTGGCGGTCGGCGGCGGCGCCATCGTGGCCGCCGTCCTGGCCGGGCAGCGTGACGTGCTCAGGGTCGGCCTGCTGCTGGCCATCGTCCCCGCCATCAGCCTGATCGTGGCGCTGCGCAGCCGGGTGCGGCTGGCGGCGTCGCGGTCCGTCGAGCCGCCCCGGGTCTCCGTCGGCGAGCGGGCGACGGTGCACCTGCGGCTGGCCAACTCCGCGCGCATCCCGACCGGCGTGCTGCTGGTCGAGGACAGCATCCCGTTCACGCTCGGCGCCCGGCCGCGGTTCGTCCTCGACCACGTGTGGTCGCGGTTCCGGCGCGACGTCACCTACGCCATCGACCCGGTCGTGCGCGGACGGTACAAGGTCGGGCCGCTGACGGTGCGGGTCACCGACCCGTTCGGCATGGTCGAGCTGCGGCGCGCGTTCAGCGACGTCGGCACGCTCATCGTCACGCCGACGGTGCACCCGCTGCCGGCGGTGCGGCTGGTCGGCGAGTGGAGCGGCAGCGGCGAGAGCCGGCCGCGCGCCATCGCCGCCGCCGGCGAAGAGGACGCCACCATCCGCGCCTACCGCATCGGCGACGACATGCGCCGCGTGCACTGGCGGGCCACCGCCCACCACGGCGAGCTGATGGTCCGGCGCGAGGAGCAGCCCTGGCAGAGCCGGGCCACGATCCTGCTCGACACCCGCACCACCGGGCACACCGGCGAGGGCATCGACTCCTCACTGGAGTGGAGCGTCACCGCGGCCGCGTCCGTCGGCGTCCACCTGGCCGAGCGCGGCTACGCCGTCCGGCTGGCCACCGACCACGGCGGCGCCGTCTCGACGAACTGGCACGACCCCGCCAGCGGCCCCGGCGACGCCAAGGTGTCGCTGCTCGACGCGCTCGCCGTCGTCCAGCCGCAGCGCGACGCGTCCGTCGGCCGCTGGCCCGACCTCCTCAGCGGCGCCGAAGCCGCCACCGGCCTGCTGGTCGGCGTGTTCGGCCGGCTCACCGAGCAAGAGGCCCGCGTCGTCGCCGAGCTGCGGCAGGGCTCCACCGCCGCGCTGGCCGTCGTCCTCGACGTCATGTCGTGGACGTCGCTGGGCGAGAACAACCGCGAGCACGTGCGGCTCACCGCTGGTGTCCAGGTGCTGCGCAGCGCCGGCTGGAACGTCATCGTGGCCAAGCGCGGCGAGCACCTGGCCACGTTGTGGGAGCGGCTCGGACTGCAGCGACCGGCCGTGCACGCGCCGGCCCCGACGTCGGCCGGCGCCTCGAGCGGACGAGAGGCGGGTTGA
- a CDS encoding transglutaminase family protein, whose amino-acid sequence MSSLSAHGRLTIVAAVAAWLSVLPLFSITQTDDWIVPAAIVVALVAGSGYVLRKLGVPSLLVPVAQLAVVVLWLGVLVANDVALLGFIPTTDWATRLVDVFQEGTDVTSTYVAPIPVPRGILMMLVGGAGLVALLVDALAVWLRKVPLAGVPLAACYTVAASVMSTGLDWWWFLPPATGFLALLVSEGRTRVAAWGRSASPSARRSGIPETDSLARNGRRVGAVALAVAVAVPGIAPVLTEGVLGPGQGRGGGGGQTIRTDNPIIDLQRNLQRQENVEVLQYSSATEAPTYIRIVTLDVFDGEEWKTSDRPVPDSVDSGMPHPQGLADADWPYVDYEISVTPDFSSSWLPLPYPAQSIDIEGDWRYHAPTLDVVADGDDVRARTYDVRSLVVEPTVDALRNAGPPSDDVDAMLELPDELPSMVTDLAEQVTEGAEDDFSRAAALQQWFRVEGDFEYDIEATSGHTTNALVEFLNDRVGYCEQFAATMAIMARYLGIPARVAVGFTQGRPAPGGDGTYIVQSHDSHAWPELYFEGSGWVRFEPTPGEITGVAPDWTTVPSQNAPVPDPNDPSAPAPSPSSTVPSIPRDDQLGGGAASGSQDPPSQWPLILLGVLALVAFFATPSVAARIGRELRWRRAGDDAGALAEAAWADLREAARDAGQPWDPAATPRVTGRRLATSASLDDDERQLLDHLVGAVEQARYARRAEPVEALREDTDMVRRSIGRSASLGQRIQAFLLPTRLRDSAGEANRRLVDGFDWIDTTGERLRTSIGSVSLRRQAAAPAPRPPAE is encoded by the coding sequence ATGTCGTCGCTGAGTGCACACGGCCGGTTGACAATCGTCGCGGCGGTGGCGGCCTGGCTGTCGGTGCTGCCGCTGTTCTCGATCACCCAGACCGACGACTGGATCGTGCCGGCTGCCATCGTGGTCGCGCTCGTCGCCGGCAGCGGGTACGTCCTGCGCAAGCTCGGCGTGCCCTCGTTGCTGGTCCCGGTCGCGCAGCTGGCGGTCGTGGTGCTGTGGCTCGGCGTGCTGGTCGCCAACGACGTCGCACTGCTCGGCTTCATCCCGACCACCGACTGGGCCACCCGGCTCGTCGACGTGTTCCAGGAGGGCACGGACGTCACGTCCACGTACGTCGCCCCGATCCCGGTGCCGCGCGGCATCCTCATGATGCTGGTCGGCGGCGCCGGCCTGGTGGCGCTGCTGGTCGACGCGCTCGCCGTCTGGCTGCGCAAGGTCCCGCTGGCCGGCGTGCCGCTGGCCGCCTGCTACACCGTCGCGGCGTCGGTCATGTCCACCGGGCTGGACTGGTGGTGGTTCCTGCCGCCGGCCACCGGCTTCCTGGCGCTGCTGGTCTCCGAGGGACGCACCCGCGTGGCGGCGTGGGGCCGGTCGGCCAGCCCGTCGGCGCGGCGCAGCGGCATCCCCGAGACCGACTCGCTGGCCCGCAACGGCCGCCGGGTCGGCGCGGTGGCCCTGGCGGTGGCGGTCGCGGTGCCGGGCATCGCGCCGGTGCTGACCGAGGGCGTGCTGGGTCCGGGCCAGGGCAGGGGCGGGGGTGGCGGGCAGACCATCCGCACCGACAACCCGATCATCGACCTCCAGCGCAACCTGCAGCGCCAGGAGAACGTCGAGGTGCTGCAGTACAGCTCCGCCACCGAGGCGCCCACCTACATCCGCATCGTCACGCTCGACGTGTTCGACGGTGAGGAGTGGAAGACGTCCGACCGGCCGGTGCCCGACTCCGTCGACTCCGGGATGCCGCACCCGCAGGGCCTCGCAGACGCCGATTGGCCCTACGTCGACTACGAGATCAGCGTCACCCCCGACTTCAGCTCCAGCTGGCTGCCGCTCCCCTACCCGGCGCAGAGCATCGACATCGAGGGCGACTGGCGCTACCACGCGCCGACGCTGGACGTCGTGGCCGACGGCGACGACGTCCGCGCCCGCACCTACGACGTCCGGAGCCTGGTCGTCGAGCCGACCGTCGATGCGCTGCGCAACGCCGGCCCGCCCAGCGACGACGTCGACGCGATGCTGGAGCTGCCCGACGAGCTCCCGTCGATGGTCACCGACCTCGCCGAGCAGGTCACCGAGGGCGCCGAGGACGACTTCAGCCGGGCCGCCGCGTTGCAGCAGTGGTTCCGCGTCGAGGGCGACTTCGAGTACGACATCGAGGCGACGTCCGGCCACACGACCAACGCGCTCGTCGAGTTCCTGAACGATCGGGTCGGCTACTGCGAGCAGTTCGCCGCCACGATGGCCATCATGGCCCGCTACCTGGGCATCCCGGCGCGGGTCGCGGTCGGGTTCACCCAGGGCAGGCCCGCCCCCGGTGGCGACGGGACGTACATCGTCCAGTCGCACGACTCCCACGCCTGGCCGGAGCTGTATTTCGAGGGGTCCGGCTGGGTGCGGTTCGAGCCCACCCCGGGCGAGATCACCGGCGTGGCCCCCGACTGGACCACCGTCCCGAGCCAGAACGCGCCGGTGCCCGACCCCAACGACCCGTCCGCGCCGGCTCCGTCGCCGTCCAGCACCGTCCCGTCCATCCCCCGCGACGACCAGCTCGGCGGCGGCGCGGCGTCCGGCAGCCAGGACCCGCCGTCGCAGTGGCCGCTGATCCTGCTGGGAGTGCTGGCGCTGGTGGCGTTCTTCGCGACCCCGTCGGTGGCCGCGCGCATCGGCCGCGAACTGCGCTGGCGCCGTGCGGGTGACGACGCCGGCGCGCTGGCCGAGGCCGCCTGGGCCGACCTGCGCGAGGCCGCTCGCGACGCCGGCCAGCCCTGGGACCCGGCCGCCACCCCGCGGGTCACCGGCCGCCGCCTCGCCACGTCCGCCTCGCTCGACGACGACGAACGCCAACTCCTGGACCACCTCGTCGGCGCCGTCGAACAGGCCCGTTACGCCCGCCGGGCCGAGCCCGTCGAGGCCCTGCGCGAGGACACCGACATGGTGCGGCGCTCGATCGGCCGCTCGGCCTCACTGGGGCAGCGGATCCAGGCGTTCCTGCTGCCGACCCGGCTCCGCGACAGCGCCGGTGAGGCCAACCGCCGCCTGGTCGACGGGTTCGACTGGATCGACACCACCGGCGAACGGCTGCGCACGTCCATCGGCTCGGTCAGCCTGCGACGCCAGGCCGCGGCTCCGGCTCCCCGCCCGCCCGCCGAGTGA
- a CDS encoding DUF3040 domain-containing protein, producing MPLSDHEQRLLEQMEQALLAEDPKFATAMRGADLRRRYRRRAVFAGLIFVVGVVMLMTGAVTQVIALGVAGFVVMLGSAFYAVTSWRRVPPTDGAAAAATDVPDISPGSSRRQRRPKGPKGPRPSGSFMERMEQRWRNRRERGYGQ from the coding sequence GTGCCACTCTCCGATCATGAGCAGCGGCTGCTCGAGCAGATGGAGCAGGCGCTCCTCGCCGAGGATCCGAAGTTCGCCACCGCCATGCGTGGTGCGGATCTGCGACGGCGGTACCGGCGACGTGCGGTCTTCGCCGGCCTGATCTTCGTCGTCGGGGTTGTGATGCTCATGACGGGCGCGGTGACACAGGTCATCGCGCTCGGCGTCGCCGGTTTCGTCGTCATGCTCGGCTCGGCCTTCTACGCCGTCACGTCCTGGCGTCGCGTCCCGCCGACCGACGGTGCGGCAGCGGCCGCCACCGACGTCCCCGACATCAGCCCTGGCTCGTCCCGCCGGCAGCGCCGGCCCAAGGGTCCCAAGGGCCCGCGCCCCAGCGGCTCGTTCATGGAGCGCATGGAGCAGCGCTGGCGCAACCGGCGCGAGCGCGGCTACGGGCAGTAG
- a CDS encoding class I SAM-dependent methyltransferase, whose product MNERQRRNPRTEAIWTQLYEALAALSTSTGRRELEIVDLGGGSGVFAVPLARIGHRVTVVDPSPNALATLARRAAEAGVGDQVTGVQGDAADLAGVAGPGGADVVVCHGVLEVVDDVSGAVTAIAAALRPGGVASVVVAQRYAAVLAKALAGHFADARLLLDDPDGRWGRSDPLPRRFDEDGVRSLLGAAGLRVDEVHGVRVLTDLVAGSVVDDPAEVAALAELEAAVVAHPAFRAVAAALHVLAGKPAGVDV is encoded by the coding sequence ATGAACGAGCGTCAGCGCCGCAACCCGCGCACCGAGGCCATCTGGACGCAGCTGTACGAGGCGCTGGCCGCTCTGAGCACGTCCACCGGCCGGCGTGAGCTGGAGATCGTCGACCTCGGCGGCGGGAGCGGCGTGTTCGCGGTGCCGCTGGCCCGCATCGGCCACCGCGTCACCGTCGTCGACCCGAGCCCGAACGCGCTGGCCACGCTGGCGCGCCGGGCCGCGGAGGCGGGCGTGGGCGACCAGGTCACCGGCGTCCAGGGCGACGCGGCCGACCTGGCCGGGGTGGCCGGCCCGGGCGGCGCGGACGTCGTGGTGTGTCACGGCGTGCTCGAGGTGGTCGACGACGTGTCGGGGGCGGTGACGGCCATCGCGGCGGCGCTGCGCCCCGGCGGCGTCGCCAGCGTCGTCGTCGCCCAGCGCTACGCCGCCGTGCTGGCCAAGGCGCTGGCCGGGCACTTCGCCGACGCGCGCTTGCTGCTCGACGACCCGGACGGCCGCTGGGGCCGCTCCGACCCGCTGCCGCGCCGGTTCGACGAGGACGGCGTCAGGTCGCTGCTGGGGGCCGCCGGGCTGCGCGTCGACGAGGTCCACGGTGTGAGAGTCCTCACCGACCTCGTCGCCGGCAGTGTCGTCGACGACCCCGCCGAGGTGGCCGCGCTGGCCGAACTGGAGGCCGCGGTCGTCGCGCATCCGGCATTCCGGGCGGTCGCCGCGGCGTTGCACGTGCTCGCCGGCAAGCCCGCGGGGGTGGACGTGTGA
- the mgrA gene encoding L-glyceraldehyde 3-phosphate reductase gives MADRPQKNLHVGAPYRADEARYLDTPYRRSGRTGLKLPAVSLGLWQNFGDESPLATQRAILRTAFDRGVTHFDLANNYGPPPGSAEKNFGRIFAEDFRPYRDELIISTKAGYDMWPGPYGEWGSRKYLLASLDASLDRMGLDYVDIFYSHRFDPDTPLEETMGALDTAVRSGRAQYAGISSYSPERTRDAVAIMRELGTPLAIHQPSYSMFNRWIEPDLVDACGELGLGIIAFSPLAQGLLTNKYLGGVPDDSRAARGGSFSSSLVTDDVVTRLNALAGIADSRDQTLAQLALSWALRDERVTSVLIGARTVAQLEDSLGALDRLDFTAEELAEIDKYAVEMGLNIWSRSSDA, from the coding sequence ATGGCTGACCGACCGCAAAAGAACCTCCACGTAGGCGCGCCGTACCGGGCCGACGAGGCGCGCTACCTCGATACCCCCTACCGCCGCAGCGGCCGCACCGGCCTGAAGCTGCCCGCCGTCTCGCTCGGCCTGTGGCAGAACTTCGGTGACGAGTCGCCGCTGGCCACGCAGCGGGCCATCCTGCGCACGGCCTTCGACCGCGGCGTCACCCACTTCGACCTGGCCAACAACTACGGCCCGCCGCCCGGGTCGGCGGAGAAGAACTTCGGCCGCATCTTCGCCGAGGACTTCCGCCCGTACCGCGACGAGCTGATCATCTCGACGAAGGCCGGCTACGACATGTGGCCCGGCCCGTACGGCGAGTGGGGATCGCGCAAGTACCTGCTGGCCAGCCTCGACGCGTCGCTCGACCGCATGGGCCTCGATTACGTCGACATCTTCTACTCGCACCGGTTCGACCCGGACACGCCGCTCGAGGAGACGATGGGCGCCCTCGACACCGCGGTCCGGTCCGGACGGGCGCAGTACGCGGGCATCTCGTCGTACTCGCCGGAGCGCACCCGCGATGCCGTCGCGATCATGCGCGAGCTGGGCACGCCGCTGGCCATCCACCAGCCGTCGTACTCGATGTTCAACCGCTGGATCGAGCCCGACCTCGTCGACGCGTGCGGCGAGCTGGGCCTGGGCATCATCGCGTTCTCGCCGCTGGCGCAGGGGCTGCTGACGAACAAGTACCTCGGCGGGGTGCCGGACGACTCCCGCGCGGCCCGCGGCGGGTCGTTCTCGTCGTCGCTGGTCACCGACGACGTCGTCACGCGGCTGAACGCGCTGGCCGGCATCGCCGACTCGCGAGACCAGACGCTCGCGCAGCTGGCGCTGTCGTGGGCGCTGCGCGACGAGCGGGTGACGTCGGTGCTGATCGGCGCTCGGACGGTGGCCCAGCTCGAGGACAGTCTGGGCGCGCTGGACCGGCTCGACTTCACCGCCGAGGAGCTGGCCGAGATCGACAAGTACGCCGTCGAGATGGGCCTGAACATCTGGTCCCGGTCGAGCGACGCGTGA
- a CDS encoding spermidine synthase: MPSSRGSDRPRPERFAGLHHVDSGTAELVPDRSDPGGWTILVNGVPSSYVHLDDPTRLDFEYMQWAGHVLDVAAPPGAPLPTVHVGGAGCTLARYVAASRPGSPQTVFEIDALLIRLMRAAFGLRSVRGLRLKALDGLEGLRSLPEAYSAVVIRDAFDGAQVPRHLVTTGFYAEAARVLGAGGVYIGNIADTAQVRESRVEAATALEAFAQVAMVAEPGQLRGRRYGNVVLLASQQPLPEDALVRRLASGAVRARYVEPARVKELVAGVKPRT; the protein is encoded by the coding sequence GTGCCCTCGTCCCGTGGCAGCGACCGCCCCCGTCCCGAACGGTTCGCCGGACTCCATCACGTCGACTCCGGCACCGCGGAGCTGGTCCCGGACCGGTCCGACCCGGGCGGGTGGACGATCCTCGTCAACGGCGTGCCCAGCTCGTACGTCCACCTGGACGATCCGACCCGGCTGGACTTCGAGTACATGCAGTGGGCCGGCCACGTCCTGGACGTCGCCGCACCGCCGGGTGCGCCGCTGCCCACCGTCCACGTGGGCGGGGCCGGCTGCACGCTCGCGCGCTACGTCGCGGCGTCGCGGCCGGGCTCGCCGCAGACGGTGTTCGAGATCGACGCGCTGCTGATCCGGCTGATGCGGGCGGCGTTCGGGCTGCGGTCCGTGCGCGGGCTGCGGCTCAAGGCTCTGGACGGGCTGGAGGGGTTGCGGTCGCTGCCGGAGGCGTACTCCGCCGTCGTCATCCGCGACGCGTTCGACGGCGCCCAAGTGCCGCGGCACCTGGTGACGACCGGGTTCTACGCGGAGGCCGCGCGGGTGCTCGGCGCCGGCGGCGTGTACATCGGCAACATCGCCGACACCGCCCAGGTGCGCGAGTCCCGCGTCGAGGCGGCGACGGCGCTGGAGGCGTTCGCGCAGGTCGCGATGGTCGCCGAGCCGGGCCAGCTGCGTGGCCGCCGCTACGGCAACGTCGTCCTGCTGGCGTCGCAGCAGCCGCTGCCCGAGGACGCCCTGGTCCGCCGCCTCGCCAGCGGCGCCGTCCGCGCCCGCTACGTCGAGCCGGCCCGCGTCAAGGAACTCGTGGCCGGCGTGAAGCCCCGGACGTAA
- a CDS encoding DUF998 domain-containing protein, translated as MTSIAASVSPAVASTSAARPSRRLLTAGVVAGPLYVATVVGQYLLRDGYDPTRHAASVLANGDYGWVQITNFVVAAALTVAAAVGLARTGLAGTWAPRLVGVFGVSLLAAGVFVADPVEGFPPGTPASAADTMSWHALAHLGAGTVGFVCFAIACFALGRRLRRTGRRGAGAYSVASGALILAGFLAVSGSAGASWGVLAFTAGILAGWAWLAVTCARLVR; from the coding sequence ATGACCTCCATCGCCGCCAGCGTCTCCCCCGCCGTCGCCTCCACCTCGGCCGCCCGCCCGTCCCGGCGGCTGCTCACCGCGGGCGTCGTCGCCGGCCCGCTGTACGTGGCCACCGTCGTCGGCCAGTACCTACTCCGCGACGGCTACGACCCCACCCGGCACGCGGCGAGCGTGCTCGCCAACGGCGACTACGGCTGGGTGCAGATCACGAACTTCGTCGTCGCCGCCGCGCTGACCGTCGCCGCTGCCGTCGGGCTGGCGCGGACGGGGCTGGCCGGCACCTGGGCGCCGCGCCTGGTCGGCGTCTTCGGGGTATCCCTGCTGGCCGCGGGCGTCTTCGTCGCCGACCCGGTCGAGGGCTTCCCGCCCGGCACCCCCGCCTCCGCCGCCGACACGATGAGCTGGCACGCGCTCGCCCACCTGGGCGCCGGGACGGTCGGCTTCGTCTGCTTCGCGATCGCCTGCTTCGCCCTGGGCCGCCGACTGCGGCGGACCGGCCGCCGCGGCGCCGGCGCCTACTCCGTCGCCAGCGGGGCCCTGATCCTGGCCGGCTTCCTCGCGGTGTCGGGCAGCGCCGGGGCGAGCTGGGGCGTGCTCGCCTTCACGGCCGGCATCCTGGCCGGCTGGGCCTGGCTCGCCGTCACCTGCGCCCGTCTGGTGCGCTGA